CAGACGATCAACCAGCGCGACTTCAACGAGGCGCAGCGGGAGATCGACCTGCTGGCCAAGGCCGATCCGGAAAACTACACGCTCACGATCCTGCGCTCGAAACTGGACGCGCAGCGCAAGACCCTCGACCGCGAGCAGCAGCAGGCCGTCGACGCGCAGAAGGCCCAGCAACTCGCCCAGCAGAACGCCGCCAATGCGGCCAGGCAGAGGGCCGAGGAGCAGGCGGCCGAAGCGCAGCGCCAGCAGGCGGCACGCGACCAGGCCGCGCGCGTGGCCCAGCAGCAACAGGCGCCCAAGCCGGCGACGGCGGCCGTGCCCACGCGCCCGGCGGCGACGGAGTCCGAGGCCATCACCGATGCGGTACTGGTCAACCAGGTGAAGCCGCGTTATCCCACGGCGGCGCTGCGTGCGAACCAGGAAGGCTGGGTCGACGTCGAACTCACCGTGGGCACGGACGGCGCGGTCAGCAACGTCACCGTGACCGACGCGCAGCCTCGCCACGTGTTCGATCGTTCGGCGATCGACGCGGTGAGCAAGTGGGAGTTCAAGCCGGCCACGCGCAACGGCGAGCCGATGGCGGTGACGCTGCGGCGGCGGTTGCAGTTCAACCTGGGACGCTGAGGGAAAAGACACTGGGTCCCTGCCTTCGCAGGGACGACGTGAGGGTTATGCGGTTCGAGGCAATCGGTTAGTCCGTCGCTTCTGCGAAGGCAGGAGCCCAGCGTCTTCCGTCCGAGGGCGCGATCGCGTCAAGGCTTTTTCTTCTTGCTCGCCTTTTTGGCGGGCGCCGCCTTGGCCTTCCCCTTGGCCTTCGCCGCCGCCTTCGGTGCCGGCGCGGCCGCCACGTGCGTGGAACCCTCCACGCCCGCCCAATCCACGTGGGGCAATCCGAGCAGGCTGTCGAACACCATCGGCATCAGTCCGGCGGGCATCGGCCCCGTGCCGTTCCACATGCTGACCACGCCGGCGTGGTACTTGGGGAAGAAGCCGATCATCGTGCGGTAACCCGATACGGCGCCCGCGTGATAGACCAGCGTCTCGCCCGAGTAGGTGAACACGCGCCAGCCCAGCGCGTAGTGCGCGTCGGTCACGCGCGCACGGCGCCAGGGCAGCGAACGTTCTTCCGAGGGCGTGGGCACTTCCGGGGCGTGCAGCACGTCGAGCGACGGCGTGGGCAGCACGTCGGGGCGGCCGCCCATCTGCGCGATGAGCCATTGCTCCATGTCGCGCAGGCTGGCGTTGACGCCGGCAGCGGGGGCGACGCGGTAATAGCTGTCGTTGGGCTCGTAGGGAATCCAGTTGTGCGGGCCGCCGCGATGCGGGCGCGCCCAGCTCTTGCTCGCCTCGAGCGCGTCGCGGCCGTAGCTCGCGGTGGTCATGCCCAGGGGCGTGAAGATGCGTCGCTCCACCTGGCGGAAGAAATAATCGCCGGTGGTCGCGTAGATCACGTCGCCGATCATGCTGAAGGCGACGTTCTGGTAGCCGTAGCACGCGCCCACCTTGCAGGCGAGGTCCACCTCGTCGAGCTTGCGCACGAGTTCTTCGTAGGGTGCGTCGGCCTCGAGCAGGTTGTCGTAGGTGTTGCGAGGCAGGCCCAGGCGCTGGCCGAGGATGTCGCGCACCGTGGCCTGTTGCGCGGCCTGGAGATCCTTCAGCTTGAAATACGGGATGGTGTCGACCAGCTTGGTGTCCCAGCTGAGGAACCCGGCGCGGACCAGCACGGCGGTGACGCCGGTGGCGAAGGCCTTGGACAGCGAGGCGAGGCGGAACACCGTCTCGGGCGTGGCCGGCTCTTTCGTCTTCTCGTTGGCGTAACCGAAGGCGCGCTCGTACACGACCTTGTCGTCGACCACGATGGCGGTGACCAGGGCGGGCGCGGCATCGCGGGCCTCCGCCTCGTCGAGCCAGCGCTTGTAGTTCTCGATGGTTTCCTTCACGCGTTCGGCAGGAAGTTTCTGCGCCTGCGGGTCGACGTGCACGACCGGCGGCTTCTGCGGAACGGCGGCGAGGGCGGAGGGCGCGGCCAGGGCGAAGGCCAGTGCGCTGGCAATCAGTGAAACGGAACGGAGCGGCATGCTTATCTCGCGGGAGCCCGGCGTGGGGTCGCGCCATAGGTGTAGGGACCAGTCGATTGTCTGCCAGTTCCGGTCCGGCGACAACGCATGACCGTGTAGGCCCTTGATGACCCTGAACGGCCGCGACGGCATGCTAGGCTCTGCCCGGTCTCCACCGGACATAACCGGCCACCGTGAACGCCCGTCGACCTGCCGCCCTCGGCGAGGGGACCTCCCTCGCGCTTTCGACCATCGCGTTCTTCATCGTGATGACGTCGTATTACGTGATCCGTCCCGTGCGCGACCAGCTCGTGGGCGCCGCCGGATCGTCGTCGCTGCCGATGTTCTACCTGCTGGTCTTCGTCGTGATGCTGGTGCTCATGCCGGTATTCGGCTGGCTGGTGTCGCGCTTTCCCCGACGGCAGGTGCTGACCTGCAGCTACATCTTCTTCGCGGGGTGTCTCGTCGCCTTCATGCCGGCCTTCGCCGCGCAGGATCGCATCGGCGCGGCCACCCTCGGCACGTTCTTCTTCGTCTGGGTCAGCGTGTTCATCCTGTTCGTGACGTCGCTGTTCTGGAGCCTGATGGCCGACGTCTACCGCAGCGCGCAGGCTCGCCTGGTATTTCCGTTCATCGCGTTCGGGGGCATGGCGGGCGCGTTGACGGGTCCCCTGATCACGGCGGCACTGGTGGCGCGGATCGGCGTGCCGCCCTTGCTGCTGGTATCCGCCAGCGGCCTGTTGATCGCGATGGCGCTGCTGCTGGCCGTGTCCTCGAAGGCGGTCGGCAACGACGTGAGCGACGGAGCCCCGATCGGCGGCTCGATCTTCGATGGCCTCAAGGCCGTCCTCTCCCGTCCCTTCCTGCGCAACATGGCGCTGCTGATGCTGCTCAGCGACGGCGTGGCGACCGTCGCCTACGCGCTGATGGCCGACTACACCAAGGGGCACTACGTCGACACCGCCGCCCGCACCGCTTTCTACGCGCGGCTGGACCTGGCCATCAACCTGCTCGGCGCGGTGCTGCAGCTCACCCTCACGCCGCTGATCCTGCGCGGGGCGGGGGCGCTGTGGGCGATGGTGGTGCCGTCCCTGGTGAATTTCGCGCTGCTCGTCGCCCTGGCCATTTACGGCCCCGTCGACATCGCGGCCTTCGGCGGGGTGATCTCGCTCATCACGCTGGTGCAGATCGGCACGCGAGGCCTGGCCTATGGCATGACCAAGCCGGCGAGCGACGCGCTCTACACGCGGATCCCGCGCGACGACCGCTACAAGGGCAAGAACGTGGTGGAGACCACGGTCTGGCGCCTGGGCGACCTGCTGGTGACCAGCGGCATCACCGCGTTGCGCGGCCTCGGCGCCAGCGTGGCGACGCTGGGCCTGATCTGCGCCGCGCTGGCGGGCATCGCGACGATCGTGGCGCGCAACGCGGCCACGTCGCCCGACCTGCTTCCCGAAGACGAGAAGCGTTAGCCCGCGATGTAGCTCTCGAGCTGGTTGATGGTCTGCTTCTGCTCGAAGATCGTCGCCTTCACCAGGTCGCCGATGGATATCATGCCGGTCACGCGGCCGCCGTCGAGCACGGGCAGGTGGCGAATGCGGCTGTCGGTGCACAGGCGCATGCACTCGTCGACGGTGGCATCGGGCGCCACGGTGACGACGCTCACGGTCATGATGTCGGCCACGGGCGTGTCGCGCGACGAGCGGTCCTTGAGGATCACCTTGCGTGCGTAGTCGCGTTCGGAAACGATGCCGACCAGCTCACTGCCCTTCATGACGGCGAGGGCGCCCACGTTCTTCTCGGCCATCAGCCGGATCGCTTCGATGACGGGCGCGTCGGGTGCCACGGCGAACACGCCTCTGCCCTTGGTGTCCAGGAGATGCTTGACCTGCTGCATGCTCGCCTCCACGGGTTTGCGCGGCGCGGGGCCGCCTTCGCTCCAGTCTACGCCGGGCGACGACGGAGGGCGTGGGCGACAGGTGAAAAGTCAGCGCGACCGGCCGCTCGCCGGCGGCGGGCGGTCGAGGTAGCCGGGGCCGCCGAGCTGGCCCATCTGCTGGAGGATCCAGGCCGTGCGCCGCTGAACGTAGGGACTGGGCGCATCGACCCGGTAGCGTCGCGGATTGGGCAGCACGGCGGCCAGGCGAGCGGCCTGCGCGGGGCCGATGCGGGACGGGGGCGCATGAAAGAAGGCGTCGCTCGCGGCACCGACGCCGTACACGCCGTCGCCCAGCTCCACGATGTTCAGGTACACCTCGAGGATCCGCCGTTTCGGCCAGAACGTCTCGATGAGCACCGTGTACCAGGCTTCCAGCCCCTTGCGCACGAAGCTTCGGCCGTTCCACAGGAAGAGGTTCTTGGCCACCTGCTGGCTGATGGTGCTGGCACCGCGCAGGCGCTTGCCTTCGTCGGCGGCGTCGATGGCGTCCTGGATGGCGTCCACGTCGAAGCCGTGGTGGAAGGGAAACTTCTGGTCTTCGCCGGCGACCACGGCGATGCCCACCTGCGGCGAGATGGCGCTCCACGGCACCCAGCGGTGGCGGAAGTCGAAATCCTTCTCGCCGCCCACGAAGGCTTCCACCCGACGCTCCATCATCGTCGCGCTGGTCCAGGGCGGCACGAAGCGCAGCGCGATCACCACCAGGCAGGACAGGGCCAGCCAGGAGACGGCGAGCAACACGAGGAGGCGGAGGATGCGGCGGGGCGTCGGTCTCATGGCGGCGCGGCGAGGGAGGATGGCGCAGTATAGGGCCGGGCTTGTCGCCGTATCAGGATGGCCCCATTTACCGACGGATACGTAGGAGGCTCCCGTGACCGATTCGACCCGTACCACTTCCTCGACCGACGACGTGCTGCATCGCTTCATGCTGGAGAAAGCGGGCGTGCGTGGCGTGTTCGTGCGCCTGGGCACCAGTTGGCGCGAAATCGCCTCGCGGGTCGAATACCCCGATGCCCTGCGCAAAACGCTCGGCCAGGCCGTGGCGGCCAGCGCGCTACTCACGGGCAACATCAAATTCGAGGGGGCGCTGTCGCTGGAGTTCAAGAGCCAGGGCGCCGTGCGGTTGCTGTTTGCCGAGTGCACCGACAAGGGGCGCCTGCGCGGATTGGCGCGTTTCGACGCCGAGACCCTCGGCGACTCGGTCAACCTCGGCGACATGGACGACGAAGTGCTCGCCATCACCGTGGGCAACGCGGAGCGTGGCCGTTACCAGGGCGTGGTCGACCTCACCGACAAGCATTCGATCGAATCGGCCCTCGAGGGCTATTTCGAAAAGTCCGAACAGCTGCCCGCCCGCATCATGCTCGCCGCCGACGGCGAGCGTGCCGTCGGCCTGATGTTGCAGCCGGTGCCGGGCGAGGGCGGGCACGATGCCGCCGAGGAAGACGACGACGCCTGGGATCGCGTCGGCGCGCTCACGTCCACGCTTGACGCGGCCGAAATGCTCGCGACCGATCCGTCGGACCTGCTCTACAAGCTGTACCACGAGGAGACGGTGCGGCTCTACGAGCCCAAGCCCCTGGCTTTCGGCTGCACGTGCTCGCGCGAGCGGGTGGAGAGCATGCTGAAGGCGCTGGGCCACGACGAGGTGAAGGCCACGCTCGACGACCGCGACGGCGAGGTCGAGGTGATCTGCGAGTTCTGCGCCACGCGCTACGTGTTCGACCGGGTGGATGCGGAGCAGCTGTTCGTCGATGGTGACGTGCCGCCGGCGAACCATACGCTTCAGTAATCCCGATTCGCCGATACGATCGGCTCCCACCCTTCGGTAGCGAACTTCCTACCGAAGGGTGGAAGCCGATCGTATCGGCGAAATCAATCTGGCCTCAGGCGTCGAGGGACAACGGCGCCCCCAACCACTTGCTCGCCGGCGCCGGTTGCGCGAACAGGAACCCCTGCCCGAACCGGCAGCCGATGCGGCGCAGCGCGCGCATCTGCGTCTCCGTCTCGATACCTTCGGCGATCACCTGCATGCGCAGGGAGTCGGCCAGCGCCTGGATGGCGCGGACCACCGCCGTGCTGTGCGCTTCGTTGTCCTCGGCCGGAAGGTCGATGACGAACGAGCGGTCGATCTTCAGCGTTTCGATCGGGTACTGGTGCAGGTAGCTCAGCGACGAATAGCCCGTGCCGAAGTCGTCCAGCGCGATGCCGACGCCGTGCGCACGCAGGTTTTCGAGGATGCGCTTGACCTGCGCGGGGTTCTCCAGCAGCGCCCGTTCGGTCACCTCCACGCGAATGCACTTGGCCGGCACCTTGTGCTGCGCGAGCAGGTCGAGCAGGCGCTGGTCGAGGTCGGGTGAGCGGAAATGGCTGCCGGACACGTTGATGCTGACGAAGCCCTCGTCGCGGGTGAGCGCGCGCGCCTGGCGGACCACCTGCTGGAAGATCTGCCAGTCGATGGCTTCCGAGCAGCCGGTATCCTCGGCCACGGCGAGGAAGTCGCCCGGCGGCAGGAGGCCGCGCTCCGGATGGCGCCATCGCAGCAGCGCCTCGTAGCCGACCACGCGGCTGTCTTCGAGGTGCACGATGGGCTGGTAGAACGGCACGAACTCGTGGCGCGTGAGCGCGCGGCGCAGGTCGCCTTCCAGTTCGAGCAGCGACAGGGCTTCGCGGCGCAGGCGGTCGTCGAACACCGCGGCGCGGTGGCGGCCTTCGTCCTTGGCGCGGTACATCGCCGAGTCGGCGTCGCGGAGCAGTTCTTCCGGGCGCGTGTATTCGGGCGTGGGCAGGGCGATGCCGATCGAGGCGGAGGTGAAGATCTCCTTCGCGCCCAGCCGGAACGGCGTCTGCAGTTGCGCGATGATGCGTTCGGCGATGTGCGTGGCGGCCTGCGGGTCGGTGATGCCTTCCACCAGCACGGCGAATTCGTCGCCGCCCAGGCGCGCGACCACGTCGCGCGTCTTCAGGCAGGCACGCACGCGGCCGCCCACCTGGAAGAGCAGGTCGTCGCCGACGAGATGGCCCACCGAATCGTTGATGACCTTGAAGCGGTCGAGGTCGATGAACAGCACCGCGAAGAGTTCGCCCGGGTTTTC
This window of the Luteibacter aegosomatis genome carries:
- a CDS encoding energy transducer TonB yields the protein MVPRHRLSARPPMRGAIQPVTLAVVVIVAALAVAAWFLIIRPYQAAMSTQDAASAVASRPARTRDAPLANVDALSVDQLLTEARTAMNEQRLVAPKGNNAFEFYMKVLQKQPGNPVAADALRETFSYGAAATEQTINQRDFNEAQREIDLLAKADPENYTLTILRSKLDAQRKTLDREQQQAVDAQKAQQLAQQNAANAARQRAEEQAAEAQRQQAARDQAARVAQQQQAPKPATAAVPTRPAATESEAITDAVLVNQVKPRYPTAALRANQEGWVDVELTVGTDGAVSNVTVTDAQPRHVFDRSAIDAVSKWEFKPATRNGEPMAVTLRRRLQFNLGR
- a CDS encoding serine hydrolase domain-containing protein — encoded protein: MPLRSVSLIASALAFALAAPSALAAVPQKPPVVHVDPQAQKLPAERVKETIENYKRWLDEAEARDAAPALVTAIVVDDKVVYERAFGYANEKTKEPATPETVFRLASLSKAFATGVTAVLVRAGFLSWDTKLVDTIPYFKLKDLQAAQQATVRDILGQRLGLPRNTYDNLLEADAPYEELVRKLDEVDLACKVGACYGYQNVAFSMIGDVIYATTGDYFFRQVERRIFTPLGMTTASYGRDALEASKSWARPHRGGPHNWIPYEPNDSYYRVAPAAGVNASLRDMEQWLIAQMGGRPDVLPTPSLDVLHAPEVPTPSEERSLPWRRARVTDAHYALGWRVFTYSGETLVYHAGAVSGYRTMIGFFPKYHAGVVSMWNGTGPMPAGLMPMVFDSLLGLPHVDWAGVEGSTHVAAAPAPKAAAKAKGKAKAAPAKKASKKKKP
- a CDS encoding translocase; this encodes MNARRPAALGEGTSLALSTIAFFIVMTSYYVIRPVRDQLVGAAGSSSLPMFYLLVFVVMLVLMPVFGWLVSRFPRRQVLTCSYIFFAGCLVAFMPAFAAQDRIGAATLGTFFFVWVSVFILFVTSLFWSLMADVYRSAQARLVFPFIAFGGMAGALTGPLITAALVARIGVPPLLLVSASGLLIAMALLLAVSSKAVGNDVSDGAPIGGSIFDGLKAVLSRPFLRNMALLMLLSDGVATVAYALMADYTKGHYVDTAARTAFYARLDLAINLLGAVLQLTLTPLILRGAGALWAMVVPSLVNFALLVALAIYGPVDIAAFGGVISLITLVQIGTRGLAYGMTKPASDALYTRIPRDDRYKGKNVVETTVWRLGDLLVTSGITALRGLGASVATLGLICAALAGIATIVARNAATSPDLLPEDEKR
- a CDS encoding CBS domain-containing protein; the protein is MQQVKHLLDTKGRGVFAVAPDAPVIEAIRLMAEKNVGALAVMKGSELVGIVSERDYARKVILKDRSSRDTPVADIMTVSVVTVAPDATVDECMRLCTDSRIRHLPVLDGGRVTGMISIGDLVKATIFEQKQTINQLESYIAG
- the mtgA gene encoding monofunctional biosynthetic peptidoglycan transglycosylase codes for the protein MRPTPRRILRLLVLLAVSWLALSCLVVIALRFVPPWTSATMMERRVEAFVGGEKDFDFRHRWVPWSAISPQVGIAVVAGEDQKFPFHHGFDVDAIQDAIDAADEGKRLRGASTISQQVAKNLFLWNGRSFVRKGLEAWYTVLIETFWPKRRILEVYLNIVELGDGVYGVGAASDAFFHAPPSRIGPAQAARLAAVLPNPRRYRVDAPSPYVQRRTAWILQQMGQLGGPGYLDRPPPASGRSR
- a CDS encoding Hsp33 family molecular chaperone HslO, translated to MLEKAGVRGVFVRLGTSWREIASRVEYPDALRKTLGQAVAASALLTGNIKFEGALSLEFKSQGAVRLLFAECTDKGRLRGLARFDAETLGDSVNLGDMDDEVLAITVGNAERGRYQGVVDLTDKHSIESALEGYFEKSEQLPARIMLAADGERAVGLMLQPVPGEGGHDAAEEDDDAWDRVGALTSTLDAAEMLATDPSDLLYKLYHEETVRLYEPKPLAFGCTCSRERVESMLKALGHDEVKATLDDRDGEVEVICEFCATRYVFDRVDAEQLFVDGDVPPANHTLQ